DNA sequence from the Oncorhynchus nerka isolate Pitt River linkage group LG9b, Oner_Uvic_2.0, whole genome shotgun sequence genome:
tccaaccagcctcacatcCGCAAccgtatttctgtctgtaataaagcactTATGTATTCTGATATGCTgcgcctggctgccaagtgggtgggcctaagcCCTCCCAttcccacccatggctgcacccctgcccagtcatgtgaaatccatagattagggattaattaatttatttaaatggactgatttccttatatgaactgtaactcatcgaaatctttgaaattgttgcatgttgcgtttatacttttgttcagtgtacattgaACTTGCAGCTCATTGTGAATACAATAATGTAGCTAACTATTACTTGAAAAATAACAATTTTATGCACTTCTTTACCAGTTTCTGTGGAATTTCTTCCTCTCTGTGTACAGACCACATAGTGATACTGGGTAACTTATTGAGAAATTGAGAAATGCAACAGACAGAAAAAAAGGAAGTCTGTTCACAGTGTTCTAAGTAATCTCATGACTACACAAGTTCATGACTCGGTCTTGTTGCTTTCCTCCTAAAACTGCCAATCAGACACTTCTATTTATACTGTAGATGTTGTCTGATTTACTTCACTGTATGTACCAGGCAGTATACCCTTGTAGTGAACAAATGGGAATAACAATTCAAAACATTGGTAGAGTCTCTTAATCCATGTTTGGACAGGTACCTTCTTAATTCTGCATTTTAAAAGACTTGACTAAGGGGATTGAAGACATGAGTCATTTGGGAATAACCAACCGGTTCATACAGTGTGTCCAATATATCATGTGGTCAAATGTACCTCGACCTTTGGCCTGGAATTAATTGGCTACTTATTGATGTACTTTTAAAATCAATCATCTCTTCAACATCTATCTGATATTACAGACACAGTCAAATACATTTAGTTCAGTGGCATTAACACAGCTGTATATTGGACCAGTCCGTCAGAAAGTGGATCGGAAAGTACCTAAACAAGGCCTTTGTTTCCATCAGAGCTAATAACTACTTTTTTACTATGCCATTACTGAAAAGGGGGGAGAGGTACTTCCATATATAGAATAATCCCCATCAACTCCACTTTGTGTGCTCCTCAGATCCTTCCTACTGTTTTCATAGCACTGGGCCGAAACATTTTACAGGAGTGACTCATGGCCTGTTTTGCTTTTGGGACTGGTTAGCAACGGAGTGGCCTAGCCTTTTTTTGGCATCCTGTCAGATGCCAATACAGTCCTCCTGGTTTACTTTTCATTAGCAGACAAGCTCATAAGCTGTGCGGCGTAATGTTTAATGCAGCTATGCAGTGCAACATCTAGCCTCTCCCTAAATATCCAATAAGATTAGGAGACATACTAGGTTGATATActagcacatacagttgaagttggaagtttacatacactttagtaCATTTAGTACATTTATACTCAGTTTtttaaattcctgacatttaatcctaggaaAAATTCCCTTTTTAGGACAGTTAGgatgaccactttattttaagaatgtgaaatgtcagaataatagcagagagaatgatttatttcagatttgatttctttcatcacattcccagtgggtcagaagtttacataaactcaatcagtatttggtaacattgccattaaattgtttaacttgggtaaaacgtgtcggatagccttccacaagcttcacacaataagttgggtgacatttgtcccattcctcctgacagagctggtgtaactgagtcaggtttgtaggcctccttgctcgcacacgctttttcagttctgcccacacattttctatgggattgaggtctgggctttgtgatgactccaataccttgactttgttgtccttaggccattttgtcacaacttcggaattacagtggggcaaaaaagtatttagtcagccaccaattgtgcaagttctcccacttaaaaagattagagaggcctgtaattttcatcatatgtacacttcaactatgacagacaaaatgagaaaaaaaatcccaaaaatcacattgtaggatttttaatgtatttatttgcaaattatggtggaaaataagtatttggtcaataacaaattgtatctcaatactttgttatataccctttgttggcaatgacagagatcaaacgttttctgtaagtcttcacaaggttttcacacactgttgctggtattttggcccattcctccatgcagatctcctctagagcagtgatgttttggggctgttgctgggcaacatggactttcaactccctccaaagattttctatggggttgagatctggagactggctaggccactccaggaccttgaaatgcttcttacgaagccactccttcgttgcccgggcggtgtgtttgggatcattgtcatgctgaaagacccagccacctttcatcttcaatgcccttgctgatggaaggaggttttcactcaaaatctcaggataaatggccccattcattcttacctttacacggatcagtcgtcctggtccctttgcagaaaacagccccaaagcatgatgtttccacccccatgttcacagtaggtatggtgttcttttgatgcaactcagcattctttgtcctccaaacacgacgagttgagttttcaccaaaaatttatattttggtttcatctgaccatatgacattctcccaatcttcttctggatcatccaaatgctctctagcaaacttcagacgggcctggacatgtactggcttaagcagggggacacgtctggcactgcaggatttgagtccctggcagcgtagtgtgttactgatggtaggctttgttactttggtcccagctctctgcaggtcattcactaggtccccccgtgtggttctgggatttttgctcaccgttcttgtgatcattttgaccccacggggtgagatcttgcgtggagccccagatcgagggagattatcagtggtcttgtatgtcttccatttcctaataattgctcccacagttgatttcttcaatccaagctgcttacctattgcagattcagtcttcccagcctggtgcaggtctacaattttgtttctggtgtcctttgacagctctttggtcttggccatagtggagtttggagtgtgactgtttgaggttgtggataggtgtcttttatactgataacaagttcaaacaggtgccattaataaaggtaacgagtggaggacagaggagcctcttacaggtttgtgagagccagaactcttgcttgtttgtaggtgaatttgtgaccaatctttaacttcctgactgatatcttgagacagatgaacgtggtaccttcagacgtttgggaattgctcccaaggatgaaccaaacttgtggaggtctacaatttttcttctgaggtcttggctgatttcttttgattttcacctGATGtcaggtaggccttgaaatacatccacaggtacacctccaactgactcaatttatgtcaattagcttatcagaagcatctaaagccatgacatcattttctggaattttccaagctgtttaaaggcacagtcaacttagtgtatgtaaacttctgacccactggaattgtgatacagtgaattataagtgaattatacgtctgtaaacaattgttgtaaaaattccttgtgtcatgcacaaagtagatgtcctaacagacttaacaagaaatttgtgtagtggttgaaaaatgagtttaaatgactccaacctaagtgtatgtaaacttccgacttcaactgcaaaGGGGATCATAGTTTTAAGAGTTGAATGTGGTGGTGCTTATCCAACTATCTCTAAATCCTGATGTCTAGCCTGCTTACAGTTATTGGACCTCTTTACTCTCCACGCCCTACGATCCAGTCAACACCCCCTCAATGTGATGTATGACAGAATAGCCGACAGACAAGGAACTGGGCGTAGATTATGACATTAAATGCCACTTAAAATCATGGCTTGGAGAAAACAGAATAAAGCTCACCTTCTAGTATAGAACTGTTGGAATACTATGGTCATGAAACACAGATACTCGTATGGCCAGCATATTCAAGGATCAGTACGaggttgaaaaaaaaaaacatttccccaGTAAGATACCCTTTTTGGTGTCAGTCAGAGCACCTATTTGGTTCCGAAGAGCACCTTTCAGTGGGTCATTTCCCTCCTGTTCCTCATCACTTTCTGTGAATTACTGTACAGGAGAGAGAGTCAAAGTGTGTATGTTCCCTGATATGACAGTCTCTTACCAGTAAGTGCCTCCTGTTTGCTATAGCCATGGATAATACattttttgaacctttatttaactaggcaatcagttaagaaccaattcttatttacagtgatggcCTACACCTGCCAAACCTTCCCCAAACcaggatgatgctgggccaattgcgtgcgccctattggactcccatactcggttgtgatacagcccgggatcaaacccaggtctgtagtgacacctctagcactgggatgcagtgccttagaccgctgcaccacttagGATCCCGAAAGGAAATGGATGAGGTCCATTCTCCTCGCAACCAGGGTCACATGACCTCTCACAACTTTCTACAGAACAGTCACACATCCGTGCATCTCTCTCTGCTTCACCTGATTCCCTGCTCTGTCCACACCCTGAGCATacaggacacacacatgcacacacacactttcatttCCTCTTTCCAATTAAAGTTAGTGAGGTGGGGCTGAAAAGGGTGAGGTGTTTTGGTTATTTTTAGATCACCTTTCATAATTATGTTCTGGTAGTGTTCAAACACTCTGAAGTCAGCAGCTCTTTTGAAAAACTGTTGAAAAACTGCAGACAAATCAAATGAATTATGACCagcgagactctctctctctctctctctctctcgctctctctctgacatcactgggaacttgtgtgtgtataaagtaAACACAAGAATGCAGCGCGTCAGGCAAGGGAGTGTGAGCACAGACAGAGGGCCCTTTCTTACACAGGGTGGGCAGGGCAGGGAGAAGTGACTCTGCCCTGAGAGAgtgacacacacagggagagaggaagagagagagaggcagaaagagcaGTATACAATACAGACCAAATATGGGGCAAAATTGAGAGCTTAGAGTATATCAACAATAAGCAGCAGCAGATATTGAAGAGGATATACAAggaagaggaaaggaggaagaggagcttTACTGGCCTGGACTTCTGAAGTGTTTGCCGGTAAGGTTTACATTTCAAAAGACCTTAAAAGCTCTTGATCTTATTTGGTTGAGTACCTGTGATTCAGGAGCCAATGAATATACCTATAATACTATGTGTGAACTGTAAGTCTGTTGTTTTGGAACGTCCCTTCCATCACCCCTCCATGGTTTTTATTCATAGATACAAAtattatgtacatatctacctcagttacttcatacccctgcacattgactcagtactaatacctcatgtatatagccaagttatcgttaatcattgtgtatttattattacatgTTATTCCTTTTCTATATTTATTTCTTTCTCTCagcattgttgggaaggacccataagtaagcatttccctgttagtctacgcctgttgtttacgaagcatgtgacaaataatattggATTCGATTTGATCAGTTCAACAGGTACTGTGACGTACCAGATGATACTTTGCTGTTCAGTCACTACTCAGTGCCATTCTACAGCATGACTCTTTTAAGTAACGTAAACCTCATCTTAAATATAGTCTTGGGCGTTGAGCCTTGTAGAGTTTTGGTGATGGTTCAAACCAGAGGTTCACCATAAGATCTTGtcatgctctctccctcctccaccgcTTACACTATTTCACTCCCACTGACTCAGAGGTTACCTTCTCGGCATGAGCTGCAAAGCATTAAGACAATGTCCTGTCTTATACTGTGAGGCGATATGATCATGTTTgcatttgtattttgtatttattatggatccccattaggtgCTGCTTAggcaccagctactcttcctggggtacaGCAATAtcaaggcagttatacaatttgacaaacattacaatacattcgcaacagatttcacaacacaataagtgtgtgccctcaggccactactctagtaccacatatctacaacacaaaatccatgtatgtatagtgtgtatgttatcgtgtgtgcatgcatgtgtctgtgcctgtgtttgtctcttcacagtcccaacTATTCCCATAAAAAAATATTCCATCTTGTGTTTCTTACCATGACACCGCGATGTTGAGTAAAGACGTGAATTGGGCACACTCTTACGCGTGACTTTCCGTGTCTCTAAACTATTGACTGTCCCTGCAAAAGAATGTTGATTGTCTCACATTAATAAGAGGATAAAAATGTCAAATCACACATTTCAAGTTTGTGTTGACGAGTCAAAAGGGTTTTGCAACAACTGATTTGCCTTGGGCCATTTCTGTGTTCTCTTGTATTGCCTTCTGTCATTCAGGCTTTTAGGTTGGGCAGAGCAGGGTCTCAAGCTTCCTAAatagctgtagcttatgcatGCAGTCATAACAGTTTCTGCCCCATCCTGGCTTTGTATTGCCACTGAAAGTATCTTTCTGTCTACCGCTGCTCCTAGGCCAAGACAATGTTAGGTAATTATGTTACATGGTTGTTATTTTACATGAATTTTACAGCCTGGCCAGGTTACAACGTAGATAATATGATGTCATGATCGATGAAATGGGGATGTTGGGGTGAAGAATAAGACATCGATATCTTTTCTCCCCATTAAAAGCATTGAGTTTGAATGAATTATTTGAATTGTCAATGTATGTTTGAAAACTAGTCTCTAAGGTCTTCATAGCCTCTGTAAGTGCATGCGGTGTGCCCTACAAAAGACCTGTGACCATTTTGAACTTTGGTGAGAAAAACGTTCTCACACCTTGCTAGGAAATGCTAATGAGTCATAGTGATACTCATTTATTCCAGTCAACACGTCTTCCTATGTGTGATCATttagtgggctgtattgtctcAACATCAGGCTCAACTTCATCAAACACGAAATGCAAAGGCCTTCATACATGAATAATGGATAGGCTTACATTTAATGGATTTGGTGAACAAATTCGTTTAGAGGAAATGGGGACCTTAATGTTGACAAACTGCAAGTAGGTACAGCCTTCTTACTTCAACGCTACAAAATAGCAGCAGCGCACTGTTTCCTGTTGAGTGATGCGGGAACGGAAGGGAAACTGACTATGGGTAAACCGATTTTACCTATGGGCTGTGAGACATAAAACACAATGCACAGCCTATTTGCAGTTCAGTTGCAGTCAGATACATTTGGCTTAGAATGTGGAGCAGGCAATAGAGGACAGAGGAAAAACCTGGCCAACATTTTAATATCCATAATCCTAGTCACCGTAAACCTATAAACTAGAGACCATTTGACCTCCTGGCTAGCCATAAGGGTTACCGTTCATCCAAGTTGCAGTGGAATGCTACAATCAGTTAATGTTAAAGTCAAAACCATCAAAGCTAGGTTCTGTCCATCATTGCCAATCCCCTCAGAGCTCCATTAGCCGGTACATTTAAATTAGTCCAGAACGAGTGCATTTCCCTCTATGGTGCAATCAGGCAGCCAGAGCCATGACTTTCTCCTCCAACTTTAATGAGAGTAAAGCTGAATAATATACTTGAGcatgagagggaagaggggggagagagcgaagaggCACCAGGGGGACTGGAGTTCATTCTGCTCACCttcttctctctatttctctccgcAGAAAATCTCTCAGAGCCAGAGGAGAGTGGATTAAAATAGACAGGAGACTTCAGAGGACCTGAGGTAGAATCCCCAATCCCAAAAGAGGGACACAAACAAACTACTCTGAGAGGCAGACTCCATAGACCTTCCCATCGCAGCAAGGAAAGATCGGAATCATTAGCAACTGAAGGATTTCAAAGGAAAACGTCCATCTCTCATAAAACAATTCATCGTTGGTCTTCAAACTTTCTTAAATAATGCTTTGGTCTTTAAACCCCCAGACAAGGCACTtaaggaaggaggggaggataAAGAGATTCTCCCTGCATCAATGAATTTTCCAGTCTCTTGCTATCCTCCCTTGGCATGTGCTACTATATCAGCAACATCTTCACTATCAAGAGTTCACAAGCACTAGTTCAGGGTCAAATCACCATAGAAACAATCCCCTTCCTGGTAACAGCAACACCCTTGGCTGACTAATTCAATAATCTATCCTTGTTTGCTATTGTGGTTGGCTTCTTCAATAGATGACCCTCAAAAGGAGTTGCTAAGACACTCACTGTCAGTGAACCATGAAGGAAGACATCTTGGATTTTTTCAGTAACTTGTGGAAGGTGGCCACCACCAAGCATGACCAGGGGATCTACAATACAGTCTGCCTGGTGGTGCTGCTAGCCCTGCCTATGGTGGTGCTCTTCACTTCTCTGGTGGtgtgctgccactgctgctgctgtcgccgGGCCAACTCCACTGGTTGCTGCGGAGACAGCCCAAGTTCAGACACAGCAAAATcagacaaaaagaagaagaagagtccCAAAAATGAGGACTTGTGGATCTCGGTCAAAACAGGACCTATGACACAAGACAGGGTTGCCCTGACGATGGTGTAGTAGTCGTGACTGATGTTCAGATAAGGTTTCATTCTTTTGTATTTATATGAAGCTCTTTTTTACTGCAAGGTACAGGCACATAATGCCGGGCAAGGCCAGGCCTTAGCCTTTTAAAGGCCCTAAGCGATATTTGTTTTGaagttttaaagttaatttcctgcaattctacacattttgccatggggtgtacagaaaatgttgcagttttaaatcaCCTTTTtccagttctacacattttgccatggcgcAGAAAGAACTTTTGCAATTTTATAACAAATTTCAtgccattctacacattttgccatggggtagaGATACATTTTTTGACCATTTGAAAGCAACTTTCCTGCAATTCGACATATTTTGCCATGATTTAAAGATACCTGAGTGACAGTGACGAACAAAATCAACGAGGGCCccatggaggtcagggcccctagGAACGTGAA
Encoded proteins:
- the LOC115114413 gene encoding uncharacterized protein KIAA0040-like — translated: MKEDILDFFSNLWKVATTKHDQGIYNTVCLVVLLALPMVVLFTSLVVCCHCCCCRRANSTGCCGDSPSSDTAKSDKKKKKSPKNEDLWISVKTGPMTQDRVALTMV